The proteins below come from a single Stomoxys calcitrans chromosome 1, idStoCalc2.1, whole genome shotgun sequence genomic window:
- the LOC106093705 gene encoding acyl-CoA-binding protein homolog yields MSLDEQFNAAAESVKTMTKRPTDEEFLQLYALFKQATVGDNTTDKPGLLDLKGKAKWEWWNKQKGKSQEDAKKEYITFAASLVAKYA; encoded by the exons ATGTCTTTGGATGAA CAATTCAATGCTGCCGCTGAAAGCGTCAAGACCATGACCAAGCGTCCCACCGATGAGGAATTCTTGCAATTGTACGCCTTGTTCAAACAAGCCACCGTTGGTGATAACACCACCGACAAACCTGGCCTTTTGGACTTGAAGGGCAAAGCCAAATGGGAATGGTGGAACAAGCAAAAGGGCAAATCTCAAGAGGATGCCAAGAAGGAATACATTACCTTCGCTGCTTCATTGGTAGCCAAATATGCCTAA